The DNA window TTGCTCATTCTGCAAACAGCCTCATAGCAAAAAGAACACAGGCAGAAGAGAATCTTCGTTTGTTCAGGGAAGTATTCTATTACTCTACAGACGGTATTGAGATCATCAAACCTGACTTTACATTCTACGAGCAAAATCCAACACACAGAAAGCTTTTTGGATACTCAAACGAAGACCTCGCAGGAAAGACCCCTGCCGTCTATATGGGCGATGACAATTTTCATGAGATGAAAGATGCACTTCTCGAATATGAATTCTATCGTGCAGAGACCTATATGAGAACGTCAGACAATCGGGAAGTATTCATCGATATGTCTTCATTCCCTATTTTTGATAAAGATGGAAATGTGCTTTTTTATGTAGCAATACAAAGAGACAATACTGAACAAAAAGCAATTTTCAATGAACTGCAGAAGAGTGAAGAGAAATACCGCAATCTTATTGAGACGATGGAGGAGGGTATGATGCTAGTTGATGCTGACGAGAATATCCTCTTTGCTAACCAGGCAACAGGCATAATATTTGATATTCCCTACGAAGAATTGATTGGGACCAATCTTAAAAATGTCACCTTGAAAGATGACATTGAACACCTCTTATTTCAAACACAGAGAAGAAAAGAGGGAATAAGAGATAGATATGAGATTCGCTGCCAGACGTATACGGGGGCAATAAAATTTCTTCTTGTTAATGCACGTCCAATTTTCGAAGAAGATGAATATGCTGGTTCATTCTCAGTCTTTACTGACATTACCGACATCAAGAAATCTCAGCATGAACTTGAGAAATCCCTGGCAGAAAAAGTTGTTATGCTGCAGGAAATCCACCATCGCGTAAAAAACAACATGCAGATCATCATCAGCTTGCTGCACCTTCAGTCAATGTACATCGAAGATGAAGAAATCGTTAGCCGATTCAAGGTGATTGAGAATCGAATTCGTTCCATGGCTATCATTCATGAAAAACTATATGAATCAGAGAATTTTGTAGATATCGACTTCGGTGAATATATTGAAGAGCTTTTTAGAACACTGTTCAATTCAACCGGGCTTGCTGATGAAAAAATACAATGTAAACTCGAGATCGAACCAATTACACTCGATCTTAACCAGGCCGTACCCTGCGGATTGCTCTGTAACGAGTTGCTGACCAATATTTTTAAACATGCCTTCCCCGGGAATATGACCGGTACGGTTCGTATTTCAATGAAGAAAACCAAGGATGGCAAAAACAAACTCACGATCGAGGATGATGGTGTGGGATTCACAGAAAAACTCGAAGAAGCGGGACAATCATCGTTGGGACTCCAGCTTATCCAGGACCTTGTCACACAACTTGGCGGTACATTGAGTCTTAATAAAAACAAAGGAACATCATACACGATTATTTTTTGATATTTGAGATAGATAAGATTTTAATAAGTTTCGGCTTTGTCGGTGCGGGTTAGGAGTAGCGTGTTAAAAAATTTTCAATATCGGGGAAACTACCTAAACTTCAATGTAATAAAACATTTCATTGAGGGGAACCACAAGAAAAACAACTGTACGCTGCCTGGATTCCTGCCTGTCGAAATAGATTATGAACTCACCAATGGAGAGAAGGGAACATTCCAACTGCCGCCGCGTGAGAGTATTTATTTTTCGATGAATCCACGGACAAAAAGAAAAAAAATCCTCGAAACTATTATTGAAGCCCGAAAGAATACAGTAAAAGCAAATGAACTAACTTCAGATATTGAAGATTTCATTCATAAAGAAGTTCTTGAACTTCAGCAGATGACCTTTGTTGAAAACGAATATGTCATCCCCTCATGTTCTTCACAGATGTATGATATCGACCTGATCAGCCACAAAGGAAATAATCTTCTTCATCTTATTCAGGAAGGATATCCCGTTCCGGATTTTTGTATTCTCAGCTCAAAAACATATTTTGAATCCCCGGAAAAAAGAGAAAAGTACATCTTTGATGCGATCACAAATCTTGAGCACATGATATCTCAGAAATTTGGCTCAGAAGAAAGTCCGCTCATTATTGCTATGCGTTCGGCAATGCCTTCATATATCCCTGGTTTAATGCCTACATTTCTTAATGTTGGTGTTACGCCTGAGAATTATAGTGGTCTTTGTAATATTCTTGGAGAATCGGTTGCAAAAAGGATCTACTTGAGCAACCTGCGAACCCTGGAATTAAACCTTTTCGGAAAGTATGAACTGGAAGAGAGCATTGGAAGCGAGGGTATCGATGAAGAGATTGAATTTCATTATAATCTGATAGCTCTCCAGGATGAGCATCTCCTTCATGATGCTTTTTACCAGGTTTGTTTCTTTCTTAAGAGAGCTTATCACTATTTTAAAAGCAATCAGGATCTTCTGCACACATTTGTTTTAAAAGGTGAGAAGTATCCGTCTATAATCCTGCAAAAAATGGTCTGGACTGTTAGAGGGAATAAATCCTATCCTGGAGTTATCTACAGCCGCCATGCGCGAACAGGTCTTGGCATTCAGGTCGAGAGTCTCCCAAATATTTTTGGTGAAGAAATCATGACCGGTCTTATTGAAACAGAAGATAATGAGTTTTTCGATCGTCCTTCGATTAAAGAAAAATTTCCGGCAGTCTATCATTTTGAACCGCTTCTAAGAGAGCTTGAAAAAAAGATGCGTTCACCTGTTACAGTCGAATTCGCAGCCGAATCATATGGAAATGCATTTCTCTTTGCCATTTTACAACTCAATGCATCTGAACTTACAGGAAGAGCAACACTACTATCCTCAATAGATCTCTATAAGCACAATATTATCGATGCCGAACGCGTTGTTGAGCTTATAAAACCCTATCATCTCACACAAATTTTCTCTGACAGAATTGACGATCCATCATTTAAAACGCTTAAATTTTTCTGCAATGGTGTATCAATCCTACCACGAACTGCAGTTTCAGCACGCGCATATTTCTCTGCTGCAAAAGCTTTTGAAGCAAAGAAACGTGGTGAAAAAGTCTGTATTTGCCAGGAAAGCTTTGTCCCTGCAGATACTCTCGTTATGGCAGAAGTCGACGCAATAATCAGCCTGACCCCTGCAGCAATCCATGTTGTTACTGCTTGTCGTGGTTACGGAGTACCTGCATTCCTGAATCTTGAAAAATTCGGTGTAAGGCTCGAAAGAAACACATTAATAAATCAGGAAGGGATGGCAATATCTGAAGGTGATTGGATTACAATCTCAAGTAAGAGACAAAAAATTTTTATTGGTAAGGCAAAATTCACTCCGGCACGGTTCCAGAGATATCTCGATGGTGAAAAACTGGAAATGAAAATAAAAGAAAAGCGGGTTTTCACCAACATGGCTAAAGCTTTCAAGGTATATAATCAAATTATAGAAAATTTACAAGTCGAAAAGATCGTAAAGCTTGATGAAATAGCAAAACTTGTTCGAACCAGTCTCTCGAAAGAACCTGAAAAAGCTGAAAATTTCATGAACACATGGTTCGATTCAAATCAGGACATTTATATCGACCAGCTTTTGCAAAGTGAACTTGGCAGTCACCAGGATCAGCATAAACTCTATCAATTACTATCTTTAGATAGAAAGATTTTACTGTTTAAAAACATTATCCCAATCTGTCAGAAAAAAAACATTAAAGGATATACAGCCGGCTCGTTTATGCTTGGCAGGTTCCTTTGTCTCGAACATCCCGTTGCATTCTGGAAAGCATTTCCCGAAGGTATGATCTCATTTATGTTGAATGAATATGTGCTGTTTGAAAAATATACAAACGTTCTTAATAAGGTTGGTGAGCGGGAGGTAAACCGTGCTCGAAAGCAAATATTGCGGGATGGTCTGGGTCAAATCAAACTGAAAATCGGTAATGCGATGATCTTTATTACCCTCAAACTCGTCCATAAAAATTTTGATGCAATAAAAAAAGCCCATCCTGATAACACTGACGAAGACACCCTTTATTTGATCGAAATGCTCAGGAAACCGTATGGTTATTTCTTTAATTATCGTGTTCGATGGTCAGTCTCACGGCTGGAAGAAATTTGTGAAAGGGAACATGTTCCTCTCCCGGGTGAAAACGAAGTATAATATGCTTCTTTTGCAACCAAGCTTTATCTTGACAGTATTAAACATTATTAGTGATTAATTATTGAAAATAACTAGTAGGAGTATACTATGACTAAAAAGAAATTATTTTTTGTCGTTTGGATTTTTGGAATTTTACTATTTTCAAGTATGGCTATGTGTGATACCAATGTTTCCGGTAATCAGTCCGGCACATGGACATTGGCAGGTAGTCCGTATAATATTGTTGGGGATATAACAATCCCGGCAGGCAACTCTCTTATTATCGAGCCAGGTGTTCACGTTAAAGCGCAAGGTGTCTATAGAATCACAGCCGAAGGATTTATCACTGCTCAGGGCACTGTAACGGATTCGATCAAATTCTACGGACAGGGCAGAACAACATGGGAAGGTATTAGACTTGAGGATGAGGTGAATCAAAGCTCCTTTTTATATTGCAGGATATCGAATACAGACGGTACTAACGGGTATGGTATCCACTCGGTCAATGCACCAGTTCTTATCCAATATTGCTATTTTGATGATCATAGAAAAGCGATACATTTCTCAGCCATGGGAGATGCAAATCCTTCGAATATGGAAATTTCCTATTCATATATAACTACTTGCGAGCAATGCGGTATCCTTGTTACTGAAAACTCAAATGCACTTGTCGATAACTGTGAAATCACTGCCTGCGGACAGGGAGCTTCTTACTGGCCGGGAAT is part of the Candidatus Cloacimonadota bacterium genome and encodes:
- a CDS encoding cache domain-containing protein; this translates as MKKKARSVSTLFILSMVVVTTLSVTMLGYYLITQEYTQFSESNTKIRDEFINTNKQIIKYEVQSSVNYINFRIKESRNELKSHIKEQLYQGYQILEYLYDEYKFTMPESELKELLISVLRPFKYNTGRGYYSVTTGDGKALLLQSDMANNPLEAEGINRLNQKDVKGFYFVREFIKVAKNQNEGFVEYYRIIPNDPSRKPYLKVSFVRYFEPFDWIIATGDYLESYMDELKYSIIEHLANIRFGDDGYIFGVTYDGESLFSNGKITLGSDNIWDLTDPAGVKIIQEEKRIIDTEGEGYLEYQWNKLEDENLYPKISYITGIPQWKWIIGAGIYLDNIESLIAQEKLILRQRINNHIMKLVALLAFIIVIIANTSIYVTVRLKRNFKTFMSFFQKAENENVQIEPEQVHFSEFQSIAHSANSLIAKRTQAEENLRLFREVFYYSTDGIEIIKPDFTFYEQNPTHRKLFGYSNEDLAGKTPAVYMGDDNFHEMKDALLEYEFYRAETYMRTSDNREVFIDMSSFPIFDKDGNVLFYVAIQRDNTEQKAIFNELQKSEEKYRNLIETMEEGMMLVDADENILFANQATGIIFDIPYEELIGTNLKNVTLKDDIEHLLFQTQRRKEGIRDRYEIRCQTYTGAIKFLLVNARPIFEEDEYAGSFSVFTDITDIKKSQHELEKSLAEKVVMLQEIHHRVKNNMQIIISLLHLQSMYIEDEEIVSRFKVIENRIRSMAIIHEKLYESENFVDIDFGEYIEELFRTLFNSTGLADEKIQCKLEIEPITLDLNQAVPCGLLCNELLTNIFKHAFPGNMTGTVRISMKKTKDGKNKLTIEDDGVGFTEKLEEAGQSSLGLQLIQDLVTQLGGTLSLNKNKGTSYTIIF